The following are encoded in a window of Shewanella psychrotolerans genomic DNA:
- a CDS encoding pseudouridine synthase gives MVRATQASSIVLPLSQSAPETVLDFLAIKFPQIPYDVWFARVVDGKVHWQNGDRIDVDSRYLPKQRVFYYREVVEEPKIPLYESIIYQDERIIIANKPHYLALHPSGQCVNECLVNRLRIKTGFEQLVPAHRLDRATAGLVILIKDVQHRDAYHGLFRDGAINKTYQALAPLTAELSQQYANGRLARPACWSVKNRLVKAEPSFLRKVISGEPNSHSEIALLEVSDGIGRFELSPITGRTHQLRVHMQSIGMSIVNDRCYPQLLSPAVDDYRHPLKLLAQRVEFSDPVSGRHIDIQLADLEL, from the coding sequence ATGGTTAGGGCGACGCAGGCATCCTCTATTGTATTACCGTTAAGTCAGTCTGCCCCAGAGACAGTGCTCGATTTTTTAGCCATAAAATTTCCACAAATTCCCTATGATGTTTGGTTCGCTAGAGTCGTCGATGGCAAAGTACACTGGCAAAATGGCGATAGGATTGACGTTGACAGTCGATATTTGCCCAAGCAGAGAGTCTTCTATTATCGTGAAGTAGTTGAAGAGCCAAAAATCCCTCTCTATGAGTCGATTATCTATCAAGATGAACGGATCATCATTGCCAATAAACCCCATTACCTAGCGCTTCATCCCAGTGGTCAATGTGTTAACGAGTGTTTAGTTAATCGCTTGCGAATCAAAACGGGTTTCGAACAGTTAGTCCCAGCTCACAGGCTCGACAGAGCCACTGCGGGTTTAGTCATCTTGATTAAAGATGTGCAACATCGAGACGCCTATCATGGACTGTTTCGTGATGGCGCGATCAATAAAACCTATCAAGCCCTTGCGCCGTTAACTGCCGAACTTAGCCAGCAATATGCTAATGGTCGGCTGGCGCGGCCTGCGTGTTGGAGTGTAAAAAATCGGCTAGTTAAAGCTGAGCCTTCATTTTTAAGAAAGGTGATTTCAGGAGAGCCTAACTCTCATTCAGAAATAGCCTTGCTTGAGGTGAGTGATGGTATCGGTCGATTTGAACTTTCGCCTATCACAGGCAGAACTCACCAGCTTAGAGTGCATATGCAAAGCATAGGGATGTCTATTGTTAATGACAGATGTTACCCACAGTTGTTGTCTCCTGCTGTGGATGATTACCGTCATCCTTTAAAGCTATTAGCACAAAGAGTGGAATTTTCCGATCCCGTTAGCGGCCGCCATATTGATATTCAACTGGCAGACCTTGAGTTGTAG
- a CDS encoding MliC family protein: MSSVYDSPADVSSTHVAPSYDCSNSSLNSIETLICRDDELAKLDNHMSTVYRQAITKAQNEHPPILKVEQQGWIKGRNDCWKSADKKQCITESYTNRITELQAKYRLVAHSQAIFYRCDNNPAKEVVVTYFETTPASLIAEHGDQTSFMTIQPSGSGAKYQGQNEQLWEHHGEATIIWGYQAPEMNCKVVK; this comes from the coding sequence ATGTCTTCCGTCTACGATTCACCAGCAGATGTATCATCCACTCATGTTGCTCCCAGCTATGACTGCAGTAATTCCTCATTAAATAGCATTGAAACCCTTATTTGCCGGGATGATGAACTCGCTAAACTGGACAATCACATGAGCACGGTTTATAGACAAGCAATAACCAAAGCCCAAAACGAACATCCGCCAATATTAAAAGTTGAACAGCAAGGATGGATAAAAGGCCGTAACGATTGCTGGAAGAGTGCAGATAAAAAACAATGCATCACCGAAAGCTACACAAACCGAATCACTGAATTACAGGCTAAATATCGTCTGGTCGCACACTCTCAGGCTATATTTTACCGCTGTGATAACAATCCAGCCAAAGAGGTCGTTGTCACTTATTTCGAAACCACGCCAGCCAGCCTTATTGCCGAGCATGGTGACCAAACATCGTTTATGACAATACAGCCAAGTGGCAGCGGCGCTAAATATCAAGGTCAAAATGAGCAACTGTGGGAGCACCATGGTGAAGCAACTATTATTTGGGGTTATCAGGCACCAGAGATGAACTGCAAAGTCGTCAAATAG
- a CDS encoding alkaline phosphatase D family protein, which yields MSSKLPLLLAGPILRHCDQHNFTLWMVTSSPLNDLDLHLGANLHRLNQDEIHYFKLGEHAHQYLIHLSRPQLNPLNIAIDYQLIDTVHGDLLSKIDGLTYSNQPHPQFVIKPEIDKLLHGSCRNAHHHSGDALVACDTLLEQDLSEKARPALLMLSGDQVYVDDVAGPMLFAIGKTIELLKLSDEQFQQTALINSKQISYHPAAMYQRHKNLLPRTEYPAGSALVRWYINHPIFTSSIAENHLTSLAEITALYLLYWSPELWQLFDIPKQVSGLSAANSSRWQREWTHLLEFKAGLTQVRRLFAHLPTYMIFDDHDITDDWNLTAKWEQAAYGHPFSKRIIGNALIGYALFQGIGNQPEKFKQEIIPELSTFLAHPNEQQHDALIDTLLAFEQWHYHLDTSPKLVVLDTRTQRWRSESNLAKPSGLMDWEALMDLQQQLVGQDKVIIVSAAPIFGVKLIETVQRVATFFGASLLVDAENWMAHPGTANTLLSIFQHRKTPQQFVILSGDVHYSFAYDIGIRFRSMSPKIYQITSSGIKNQFPEKLLPIFDKFNGWLYGHFSPLNFFTKRKRMSIRGRRPNGHRSQRLINKSGIGLVTLSADGAPQQISVLHADASQTQFLPPKNSKKE from the coding sequence ATGTCATCGAAACTTCCTTTGCTACTGGCTGGACCGATACTACGCCACTGCGATCAACACAATTTCACGCTGTGGATGGTAACCAGCAGCCCTTTAAACGATCTCGACTTACATTTAGGCGCAAACCTACATCGACTTAACCAAGATGAAATCCATTATTTCAAATTAGGTGAACATGCGCATCAGTACCTAATCCATCTTAGCCGTCCACAATTAAATCCTCTCAATATCGCCATAGATTATCAGCTTATCGACACAGTTCACGGTGATCTATTGAGTAAGATCGACGGCTTAACCTATTCAAATCAACCTCATCCGCAATTTGTTATCAAACCGGAGATAGATAAACTTCTTCATGGATCTTGCCGCAATGCCCATCACCATAGCGGCGATGCGTTAGTGGCATGCGACACCCTGTTAGAACAAGACCTGAGTGAAAAAGCTAGGCCGGCACTACTCATGCTCAGTGGCGATCAAGTCTATGTGGACGATGTGGCAGGCCCTATGCTGTTCGCCATCGGCAAAACCATCGAACTATTAAAGCTTAGTGATGAGCAGTTTCAACAAACCGCCCTGATTAATAGCAAGCAGATCAGCTATCATCCCGCAGCTATGTATCAACGGCATAAAAACCTACTCCCGCGTACCGAATATCCAGCGGGGAGCGCGTTAGTTCGTTGGTACATTAATCATCCCATATTTACATCATCGATAGCCGAAAATCACTTAACCAGCTTGGCTGAAATTACCGCGCTATACCTGCTCTATTGGTCACCAGAGCTATGGCAACTGTTCGATATCCCCAAACAAGTCAGCGGACTATCTGCCGCCAATAGCAGCCGCTGGCAACGAGAATGGACCCATTTACTCGAATTTAAAGCAGGGCTCACCCAAGTAAGGCGGCTATTCGCTCATCTGCCAACCTATATGATTTTTGATGATCATGACATTACCGACGACTGGAATCTAACCGCAAAGTGGGAACAGGCAGCCTACGGACACCCGTTTTCGAAACGTATCATAGGTAATGCATTGATCGGCTATGCCCTGTTTCAGGGAATAGGTAATCAGCCCGAAAAGTTTAAGCAAGAGATCATACCCGAGTTAAGCACATTTTTAGCCCACCCCAATGAGCAGCAACATGATGCCTTAATCGACACTCTGCTGGCATTTGAACAATGGCATTATCATCTAGATACTAGCCCCAAATTGGTGGTGCTCGATACGCGAACTCAACGCTGGCGTAGCGAATCAAACCTCGCTAAACCATCGGGTTTGATGGATTGGGAAGCCTTAATGGATCTACAGCAGCAACTTGTCGGTCAAGATAAGGTCATTATCGTATCGGCAGCGCCAATATTTGGGGTAAAACTGATAGAAACAGTGCAACGTGTAGCGACCTTTTTTGGTGCGTCACTGCTGGTAGATGCTGAGAACTGGATGGCCCACCCAGGTACCGCCAATACCTTGTTGAGTATCTTTCAACACCGAAAAACACCTCAGCAATTTGTGATCTTGTCGGGTGATGTGCACTACTCATTTGCCTATGACATAGGGATCCGATTTCGCTCGATGAGCCCCAAAATCTATCAAATCACTAGCAGCGGAATCAAAAATCAATTTCCCGAAAAACTGTTACCTATTTTTGATAAATTTAATGGCTGGCTCTACGGACATTTCTCACCACTGAACTTCTTTACTAAACGAAAACGAATGTCTATTAGAGGTCGCAGGCCAAATGGTCATCGCAGCCAACGGCTTATCAATAAAAGCGGTATAGGGTTAGTGACCTTATCTGCTGATGGTGCCCCTCAACAGATAAGTGTACTGCATGCAGATGCCTCCCAAACTCAATTTCTGCCACCCAAAAACAGCAAAAAAGAGTAA